From a single Candoia aspera isolate rCanAsp1 chromosome 2, rCanAsp1.hap2, whole genome shotgun sequence genomic region:
- the LOC134489123 gene encoding histone-lysine N-methyltransferase SETMAR yields MDVSRGLEPLPVSVWPRLEELPVFQYSPDHVPGEGGKPDPSEISFSGCSCHSASCLAPTCSCLHYGENYENLSIKTERSELGFSKPIFECNTMCHCGEMCQNRVVQRGLQLQLEVFKTTEKGWGLRTLEFIPKGRFVCEYAGEILNINEARRRIQLQTSSDSNYIIAIREHLYNGRIMETFVDPTYIGNVGRFLNHSCEPNLFMVPVRIDSMVPKLALFADLDICAYEELTYDYSGRYHNCLPIEEQSNKQEGKESKKPCFCRAKSCTSFLPYDSSLFYNNDRESNAEETF; encoded by the exons ATGGACGTGAGCCGCGGGCTGGAGCCTCTGCCTGTATCTGTGTGGCCGCGGCTGGAGGAACTCCCGGTGTTCCag tataGTCCTGATCATGTGCCTGGAGAGGGAGGCAAACCAGACCCATCTGAGATCTCCTTCTCTGGATGCAGCTGTCATTCTGCTTCCTGTCTGGCCCCAACATGTTCATGTCTTCACTATGGAGAAAATTATGAAAACTTATCCATTAAGACTGAAAGAAGTGAATTGGGTTTTTCAAAGCCTATTTTTGAATGCAACACTATGTGCCACTGTGGAGAGATGTGTCAAAATAGAGTAGTTCAACGAGGCTTACAATTGCAACTTGAAGTATTCAAGACCACTGAGAAAGGATGGGGTCTTCGCACTCTGGAATTCATCCCCAAAGGACGATTTGTGTGTGAATATGCTGGGGAAATTCTAAACATTAATGAAGCACGTAGAAGGATTCAGCTGCAGACATCAAGTGATTCAAATTATATTATAGCAATTAGGGAACACTTGTATAATGGAAGGATAATGGAGACTTTTGTGGACCCCACATATATTGGTAATGTTGGTAGATTCCTGAACCACTCCTGTGAACCCAACCTCTTTATGGTGCCTGTCCGAATAGATTCAATGGTGCCTAAGTTAGCACTTTTTGCTGACCTTGATATCTGTGCATATGAAGAGCTTACGTATGATTATTCTGGAAGATACCATAATTGTTTGCCCATAGAAGAGCAAAGCAACAAGCAAGAAGGGAAAGAATCAAAGAAGCCCTGCTTTTGTAGAGCTAAATCATGTACAAGTTTCTTGCCTTACGATAGTTCTTTATTCTACAACAATGACAGAGAAAGTAATGCTGAAGAAACATTCTGA